The Hordeum vulgare subsp. vulgare chromosome 4H, MorexV3_pseudomolecules_assembly, whole genome shotgun sequence genomic interval AGGTTAGGTTTAGGCGTGTAGCTTATGTTGTACTCTAGATCCTCCAGCCTTATTTCGTACTAGTAAAGAAGAGGAATTCACACGTGCAAAAATAAAGATAGCATCTTACCCAGTCGCCATCAGTCTCGTCGCTAGGAACCAATACATTCATTTCACTGGATTTAGCCGAAGTAATAGAAGCGCCCAGTGAATCTTTGTTCAGGTATAACTGACACCCAGCTGTGTTGTCGATTGATATTGTCGGTGCGGTGCCCTACAGGTAAAGAGGTGATGACTTTTAGTCCTTCGCGACACTAGAAGCATACGAAGTTCAAAAGGTTTGACCAGCATACAAACAAAAGTGATACTTCTTGACCGAGGAGAGTAGTAGTACGATTGAATCAAATACCCATATTTTTTAACACAAATTCACATAACAATCGAGTACCTGACATTGCACTTCAACGCCGTTGCAGTTGACAATCTCAAAAGCTGCTACGACATCCTACATGGCATATAAATTAAATTATCATCGGCATATGCAATATTAATTCCTAAAAAGAAACGCAATATAAGTTAGCTGACGTCCTCTTGTCCCAGAATGGTTTTTGCTAACCTTGAAAACGATTCCAAATTTGGTGCACTTGTCGACAGTGATGTTGTTTACTTTACCTGCAAAAGGTTTACCATTTGCTATTGaccaaagcttcaagaagaacacAATATATCCAAAGTAAAGGTATACACATACACTTACCATTTACTTGAAGGACGGAATCCTTGCATCCATACACATAGATAGATTGTTTAGAATCACACTCATTAATAGCAAGGTCCTTTCTACCAACTTGATTTTCGACCACCCATCTGCCATTTTTCAGAGAAAATGTAACAGATCAATGTAAAGAAATATGTGCTCATTTATCAAGAATCACAATATTATCCTACTAATTAAATGATGCAAGCTCCACAAAGCAGCATATGTAAATTATCAACACCGACAAGAATTTAGATTAGGAAAGAAGGTTGGCTCGATATCAGATGGAATTACATTATGCAGTACGACACTGTATCAAATACACAATTCAAACTTAATCCAATGTGTTTGCTTAATTTTCTTTGCAATAATATCTCTTGATATTAAATTTAATTATCTCCGGAAAGTATGAGATGACTGTTTTTACTTGTACGAATATAACTATCCCTTTGTCTTATGTGAAGTCATTTCCTCTGAAACTCTTTCATCTATTTTTGTGCCACAAACCTCAACACAAGCATTCATCTAAACAATTCATTAAATAGGACTATAAATCCATATCCTGTTTTTAGTTTCCCTATCAACTACGCACAAATCCATCTATCTCTGTGCCTGCTCTCTAACCCAACTAATCAAACGCAAGGTTTCAATAACTATTCCACATGGTTGGCCTGCCTGGCATTGATGCAGACCACCAAACAAACCCACAACGTATCAGTGACAACCTGTAAGGGCGTACTAGATAAGTAGATGCTAGATACCCGTATCTCGTTTTTAGCACTACGGTTAGACTTACTTGCGACCCATCTGAAGCTCCAGTTTTGGGGTTCCAGTCTTGGGGGCAAAGGATCCTGCACGAGAAGTCTTCTcaggagcaggagcagcagcagtaCTGTTCACGACACCACTTCTATCAGCACGGTTTTTAGACTTCATGTCAGCAGTAACCTTTCGCAGCCCTGCAAAAATAATAATGGGGCTTCATATGTATGTTATTCTAGAAGGAAAAAACAAATCTCTGGTCATAGACAAAGCAGGTGCTCATCTACCGGAAGTCACATCTTTGCCCCCACTGATATCTTGAAACACAGCTGACATTCCTTGCTTAGGCTGCGAAGATTTTGGAGATTTGTCTGTGCTAAAAAGAGGTGCTGATGGTGCAGCAGGTGGAGGAGGACCCTTAGCCGCTGGGGCTTTTGGTGTTGGAGCAGCAGCCTTTGGTGGTGCGCATCCAGCAGGACCCCACACAGGCCCAAGAGGATAATATTTCTTGACATAATCCCTCAAGCCAGGCATGTAGAGCTCCTTCAAAGCTTTAGCCCACTCAACGTGGTCAGCGTCTTTGTTCTTGTACTCAACAAGAACCTAAGAGAAAAACGGTGTGTGTGTATTATGAACCAAAACAACAAATACACATCTGGTTTCGTAGTAGAATGAAAATTTCAGCTGGATGACTAATACCATTGTAATGAGATGCACTAACTAAATCACTCTTTGTGAGAGGACATCTTACAAACATTAATCAAAATCACAAGACAATTCAGGCAAAACATAAGTAAATGTTTCACCCAAAATGGTCAACTGCTATGAATTAGCATGCGTGGGTTGACAAATATATAATCTTCATCAAAGTTAAGAAAACCATAAGTGTTAACTTTACGCTACTCTAGGCCTTTTAAGAGTATTCCTATTAACTCATGTGAACCGAATAGATAAGTTGTCGAGAACTTCATAATTCTGACCATCGCCTTCCGGAATTGCGTTGACAGGTCAATCTTGTCCCCTCCTCGGCACTCTTCCTCAGTCACTCGTGCACACAGCACATCCCCCATTCCCCTTTTACCGGGTTTGTGAGTTCAGCTCTCCGATGCATCTTGTGCTGCATCTAAAACACTTCGTGTGTCCTATAACTTTTATTTTGTGCAAGATACAAGTTCATTCTCTCATTTCACTCTTTCTCATCCACCCCAACAAAATCCTGATTTGGCGACCAAAAATACAAGGTAGCATGTACTGTTTTAGATGCTTATAGGGTTCAATTTCTTCTGGATGAATATAACTTTAAAAACAAGGTTGTCTTCTAATGCTTTTGATATTATAAAATACACCTATTACATGGTAAAAATAAATTTTAATTGAAGAATAAACTAGTTGTGACAACCAGAAACGCTAAGTGGGTTGTTTTTGCTTGAATAAGAAAGCACGATAGTCATAATGTGTTACAGTTGCATCTCAATAATCTATAGTGGATCTTTCCAAAAAGAAACAACACCGAAGTATTCTTATCAGTCTTTTTTGCTATTCATAAATAACCACAGCAGTAGGTATAAATGCCAAATGTATTGTGTAGTAACGACAGACCCAGTGCTAGAAGCTCCCACACCAGGTGGGGTCTCGGGAAGGATTATACGAGGCAAGCCTTACCCCTGCACAGTGCAGTGCAGAGAGACCGcgtcgaacccaggacctcttgGCACACGGGGGGAGTACTTCACCACTACGCCAGGCCTGTCAAATATGGTATAATAAAAGAAATACCTTGTTATTATAGAACTCGGCCATCTGCCAACTTTCTTCGACATGTGCCGTTGGAAAACTCATGCCTTGCAAGGTGGAAGAATAAAAGCAGATCAGGCGTGAAACGTGTATAACCTCGACCGGACTCAAAGCCAACGAAGCAATTTCACTAACCGCGATCTTTCCCTAAGAATGCAACCCAAGCCAGGGCAGCGAGACTGTCGGCAACACTCTTCATATGATTAAAATAGTCGGGCCTCCTTCCTTCCGTCATAGCGGTTGCTTTCGCAATAGTATCATTTAGAGGCTTGAAGAAATCCTGAGCATTAGCCATTGACGCAGGTTTCTGCAGAACAGGGGGAAAAAAAGGTTCAGTGATGTTAGAATTGCAATTACATTTTTCCAGATCCATCAAGCATGGTAAGGTTGTACTATATCTCAGAATCTAATACTGAATGGTTTGTTTCGAGAAGCCACGACAACAAAATGGCCTCGGCCCCAGACGTCTCGATCGGCGAAATCCTACGCTTCCTAACCTAGGATCAAAATCTCGGCTCGATCAGCCATTTCCGCGCAACCAATGCGCCAGTGCCCCAGAAAACGGGGGAGATCTAAGCGCCGGGCGCGGCCGTAAGCAGCGGATCGGTCGAGGGCAGGGGGGGAGAAGCGCGCGGGCCGTACCGGGTGCTGCTTGGCCTGGACGAGGAGGTCCTTGGCGATGGCGAAGGCCTCGGCGAGGACGCTGGTGGCCTCGAGCACCTTCCCGCCGATCTTCTCCGCCGCGGCGTTGAGGCGGCCGAAGGCGTCGGCGACGAAGTCGTCGTAGGCGAGGATCGACGGATCCGACGCCGCCAGGGCGCCCCCGAGGTCGCGCGATGCCGAGGCCCCCGACGCGGCGACGGCCTCGAGGCGCGCCACCGCGGCCTCGAGCCGCTCGACGAGCGCCTTCTCcatggcgaggcgaggcgagggagaACGAATCGGGCCGGTGGTGCGACGGTGGTGCGTGCGAGCGTGGGCGCTTGCGTCTCTGTGGCGCCGCTTCTCCAGCTGGTTGCGGTTTTGATGGATTCTGCGGCTTCGCGAGCggctttcctttttttctgtggCGACAGGAAATACGTAAACATGAGATTGTGAGATGCTGCGGCACTGGATAATTCCCCAATTTTGAAGTACCACAGACTCAACCATGTACTGTACTAATTAGCAAAACAAGATGAAAGCATCACGTAATATATGTTTTTAGTTTATATTGGTTTATTATGATCTACGGGTAGTTTCTTGAAAGGAAGGTTAGCACATGATCTAATCAATCAGGAAATACAATCAACATGGTAAAGGCCGGCACCAACGTGAACTTTTTAGCTTTTTATTAAGTCGGTGAGTTGTCACCGAAAGTTAAAGGCCACCACCAAAGTCTAGCAATGAGGGAGACATGGCAACATATTATCATATCTTTGCTTAAGAAAAACCATTGCATGTATATTGTATTCAGTGTCTAACGTTAGAGTGCTTGCCAAACTTGACATGCGTGTTAATTCCCGCGTAGATTTATAAGTTTTCGTAGAAGGGCACAGTCATTAGCAATGGCGTGAAAATTAGCAAACGTATTTATACGCTACCAACTAGTTATAACTTTTTTGGCGCCAACAAACAAGAAAGCAAGAGATGTCAAACACGAAACCATTTTGCATGTCACGTGAAACATCTTGCTTATAGGGATACCGAACTATTATGAGGGGATCATCAGAATTTCTCGAAGTTTTGCTCAAAACCCACGGTTTCTTCAAATGACTTTCACTCctatcatacatccttctcacaATACGCCCACAAGTCATTCCTGAGTACTTCTTCAAATTGATCCATTTTGTCTATTATCAAAAAAGTGAAGTTTGGTCACTGGCTCACGGGATGTTTGATATCCACCGAAATTGTGTATTTCAACAGAACAAAAGTGTTGGATTTTTCGGTCCCCATCAGAAATTCGGTCAGTCCTATACAAAGCCAGAATGTCGGTCGTCGGGTGTTCTCCGGATGTCCGGTCTCTCCTGTTCCACTGCACCTCCCCCTACATCAGGAAATCCGATGCAATTTGAACAAAATGTATGTGTCGGATTTTCGGTCCCTACTCGAAATCCGGTGCACTGCATACAGTAGAAAACTGTCAAATTTGAGATACTTATCGGATATCTGGTGCTTGCCGCAACACCATGTCCGGCATGTACTAGATGTCCGACAAGTCCTTCCTTGG includes:
- the LOC123447594 gene encoding cyclase-associated protein 1, translated to MEKALVERLEAAVARLEAVAASGASASRDLGGALAASDPSILAYDDFVADAFGRLNAAAEKIGGKVLEATSVLAEAFAIAKDLLVQAKQHPKPASMANAQDFFKPLNDTIAKATAMTEGRRPDYFNHMKSVADSLAALAWVAFLGKDRGMSFPTAHVEESWQMAEFYNNKVLVEYKNKDADHVEWAKALKELYMPGLRDYVKKYYPLGPVWGPAGCAPPKAAAPTPKAPAAKGPPPPAAPSAPLFSTDKSPKSSQPKQGMSAVFQDISGGKDVTSGLRKVTADMKSKNRADRSGVVNSTAAAPAPEKTSRAGSFAPKTGTPKLELQMGRKWVVENQVGRKDLAINECDSKQSIYVYGCKDSVLQVNGKVNNITVDKCTKFGIVFKDVVAAFEIVNCNGVEVQCQGTAPTISIDNTAGCQLYLNKDSLGASITSAKSSEMNVLVPSDETDGDWVEHPLPQQYIHFFKDGQFTTSPVSHSGA